The sequence AAAATATCCCCATACTCCTGGAATAGATGCTGCAGGTATTGTAGAAGATTCTAAGGTTCCAGAATTTATTAAAGGCGAGGAGGTTTTCATTACTGGATATGATTTAGGTATGAATACTGATGGAGGATTTGGAGAGTATATCAGAGTTCCAGCGAATTGGGTAGTTAAAAAACCTACAAATCTTTCTTTAAAAGAAGCCATGATATATGGTACAGCCGGATTTACTTCTGCTTTATCTGTTTTTGAACTTATAAAAGAAGTAGCCCCTGAAGATGGAGATATTTTGGTTATTGGTGCTGGTGGCGGTGTGGGAAGTCATTCTGTCAAATTTCTTACTAAACTTGGATATAATGTTACTGCTGTAGTGAATGATGAAAAAGGTATTAAATATGCAAAAGAACTTGGAGCCTCTGCATGTATACTAAGAGATGAAATAGATGATAAGTCTGGTAAACCTATGCTGAAACAAAAATGGGCTGGTGTTATTGATACAGTAGGAGGCAACCCTTTATCTACTGCAATAAGATCACTTAAATATGCTGGAGTAGTTACTACATGCGGAAATATAGCTGGAGGAGATATTCCTCATGCTAATGTATATCCTTTTATCTTGAGAAGTGTAAAACTTATAGGAATAGATTCTGTTCAATGTCCTATGAAAAAAAGAAAAGAAGTCTGGGATACTTTAGCTGAAAAATGGAAAGGTGAAAATCTGGAAACAGGTATTAAAGAAGTAAGCCTTGATGAAATATCTGATTCAGTAAATAAAATGCTTGCCCAACAGCTTATAGGAAGAGTTATTCTTAAGCATAAATAATTTTGAATATAAAAACAGTTATTAAAAAATAATTTTAGTAACTGTTTTTTTATCCATTTAATAAAAATAAAAG comes from Fusobacterium sp. and encodes:
- a CDS encoding YhdH/YhfP family quinone oxidoreductase, which codes for MNFRALRIYEENETFVRKIIERNIDELPEGDVLIKVKYSSLNYKDALSCIGNRGVTRKYPHTPGIDAAGIVEDSKVPEFIKGEEVFITGYDLGMNTDGGFGEYIRVPANWVVKKPTNLSLKEAMIYGTAGFTSALSVFELIKEVAPEDGDILVIGAGGGVGSHSVKFLTKLGYNVTAVVNDEKGIKYAKELGASACILRDEIDDKSGKPMLKQKWAGVIDTVGGNPLSTAIRSLKYAGVVTTCGNIAGGDIPHANVYPFILRSVKLIGIDSVQCPMKKRKEVWDTLAEKWKGENLETGIKEVSLDEISDSVNKMLAQQLIGRVILKHK